The genomic DNA AGCACGGCGCGATTCGCGCGGTCCTGCAGCTCGATCTGGTCGGCACCGAAATCGATCGGGGCGTTAGAATTGTGGCGGGTCTGCGCATCGGCGCCAGCGGCGATCAGCAGGCTCAGGAGTACGGCGCGTTTCATGGCGCGCTATCTCGTCCCTCGCGGGTTCACGCGCAAGCGGGCATTGCCACGCAATGTCACGGTACGCGCCTCAAGATCGGCGTCGAGCCGGTTGGCGCTGAACGTGCCTTGCGCCACGGTGCCGGTGACGGCGCCGCCCGATTGCAGCCGCCGCGTCTTCAGGTCGACCGTCGCGTTGTTGGTGTCGAGCGTGTAACCGTTCGGCCCGCGGAACGCGATCGCGCCATCCACTGCCACCTGCTCGGTTTCCATGTCGTACCGCCCCTTGGGCGCGGTGATCGAAGCCGGGCCGTCCTGCAGCCGGATCTGCGCCGCAAGTTGATCGAGCTGTACGATCGGCTCGGCGGAACTCTTCTGCAGCGCCGAGCCCGCGTTGAGCGTGAACGGCTGGCCCTTGGCATCGCTGCCGCGATATTGCGCGCGCTGAATCTTCAGCCGTTCCTTCGCCACCTCGACCTTGTTCTTGTCGAGCACGAACGAAACGTCACCACCAGTCGTCAGCGGCGCCATCACCAGAAACGCCGCGAGCACGCCGATCAGCACCGGCAGCAGCCAGTGCGTGATGCCGACGATGCGATCGTGCCGGCTGCCTGGC from Sphingomonas radiodurans includes the following:
- the lptC gene encoding LPS export ABC transporter periplasmic protein LptC, producing MSDFAIRERTARQRWAAPGSRHDRIVGITHWLLPVLIGVLAAFLVMAPLTTGGDVSFVLDKNKVEVAKERLKIQRAQYRGSDAKGQPFTLNAGSALQKSSAEPIVQLDQLAAQIRLQDGPASITAPKGRYDMETEQVAVDGAIAFRGPNGYTLDTNNATVDLKTRRLQSGGAVTGTVAQGTFSANRLDADLEARTVTLRGNARLRVNPRGTR